The Pelosinus sp. IPA-1 nucleotide sequence TTGCAAATCGAAAAAATATATTTACTATTGCCTTCGTATTCGATGAAGTGCAAGCGAAGAAAATGATTGATGCTGGTGCTGATGTTATTTGTGCTCACTTAGGAGTGACCAAAGGGGGAGTACTAGGCGCAAAAAAATCTCTTTCCCTTGAAGCGGCTACAAAAGTTGCGAGAAGTATCTTTCATGTATGCGATGATATGCAGTCAAAGGTAATAAAAATGATCTACGGTGGACCTATAAATTCTCCCTTGGATGTCAAGTATATATACGATAATACAGACGCAATGGGCTATTTGGGAGGGTCTTCCTTTGAGCGTATACCTTCTGAAATTGCTATAACTCAAATTACTCATGAATTTAAAGTAACTGGTCAGTTTGAAAATGACGATTTGCTCCATAAAATGCTGGTAGGAAAAATACAGTATTATGATTATATTGCTTTTGTGAAAGAATATGTTTCTCAACACTATATGAATAAAATTTCTTTTGCCGATTTAGCAATAGAAGCCCATATCTCTAGGAATTATTTAAGTGTTTTATTTAAGAAAGAAGTTGGTTGTACCTTTCCAGAATATTTAACTCGATATAGAATCAATAAATCCATCGAAATTATTAATAATAAAAAAATAGCTTTATCTGAGATTGCATTTCTGGTTGGGTATAATGATTATGCTCATTTTAGCAAAGCTTTTAAAAAACAAACTGGAAGTTCACCTAGTGAATACGTATACTATACAAAAGTACATAAACATCATATTTAGATACATTTACAATATTCGAAA carries:
- a CDS encoding phosphoenolpyruvate hydrolase family protein; protein product: MVFERELILDRLNAQITKKQYIIGVATGAGISAKYAAKGGADLILALNSGRFRQMGLGSIAGLLPFANCNQLVMEFGSREIIPAVKEIPVFFGLCATDPTIDLDKYIEEIHAKGFSGINNYPSIGMIDGLFREAIEEEGLSYDREVEAIRIANRKNIFTIAFVFDEVQAKKMIDAGADVICAHLGVTKGGVLGAKKSLSLEAATKVARSIFHVCDDMQSKVIKMIYGGPINSPLDVKYIYDNTDAMGYLGGSSFERIPSEIAITQITHEFKVTGQFENDDLLHKMLVGKIQYYDYIAFVKEYVSQHYMNKISFADLAIEAHISRNYLSVLFKKEVGCTFPEYLTRYRINKSIEIINNKKIALSEIAFLVGYNDYAHFSKAFKKQTGSSPSEYVYYTKVHKHHI